One Porphyromonas pogonae genomic region harbors:
- a CDS encoding exopolysaccharide transport family protein, with the protein MEDLYSKPNTPYNEEGEAQDLKAIISKYIIHWRWFVASVIVCILAAMIYMRYAQKQYDISATIMFKEEKNKQGAANEMMSLQNLGILATTNNVTNEMEILQSKTIVKKTVIALKAYNSYKTKGSVGTNYLFYNYPLEVNTSDSTLDKLMRPFSFTAKPQTNGSLEVVWKDKEENTHKESFSKFPAVLKTDVGDFELVPRKNYSDFFDESVYISVTAPIEVAKNILTRMSVDLANKTSSVAVIHFKSLDKDWGEEFINTLIKTYNDDSRMDKNLVAVRTAEFINERLDIISKELGTTEKRIEDTKRSAGLTTVEDYQMVVKGRADINKDQLTVSTQLYIMEDLKKYVDNPANKNQVIPSNIGLDDETLKGIINQYNEKLLERNRLIRSSSENNPIVIKREAELETLRNNVSASIASAYRGLKINARAIQGQVNLYNEKISNAPTQERVLTDINRQQEIKAKLFLMLLEKREENSIAMAATADNAKIIDEALASTNPISPKKPLILAIGLLLGLILPVLIITILDFFRTKIESHSEVEKLTKLPIIGDIPFERSARDSAIVVKKNDNNLMSEVFRTLRTNIQFTLKEDEKVIMFTSTISGEGKSFVSSNLAVSLALLGKKVIIIGMDIRNPQLHNVFGFKNPRKGLTNIIAENSLDYEPYIITAKETENLHILNAGATPPNPAELLDRPALDLLMKKFRQHYEYVIIDSAPVGLVVDSLVASRIADTTVYVSRENYTEKSAFELINTLYREHKLPNISIVINGVDLKKVARSHYGYGKRYGYGGYGYGYSYGNNSQTQNKPKNIFQKLLGMFKKGN; encoded by the coding sequence ATGGAAGATTTGTATTCTAAACCCAACACTCCTTATAATGAAGAGGGCGAAGCTCAGGACCTCAAAGCAATAATTTCTAAATATATCATTCATTGGAGATGGTTCGTTGCCTCTGTTATTGTATGTATTTTGGCCGCAATGATATATATGCGTTATGCCCAAAAGCAATATGATATCAGTGCCACCATCATGTTCAAAGAAGAAAAGAACAAGCAAGGTGCTGCCAATGAAATGATGAGCCTCCAGAATTTGGGTATTTTGGCTACGACAAATAACGTAACCAATGAAATGGAGATTCTGCAATCTAAAACCATCGTCAAAAAAACGGTTATTGCACTCAAAGCATATAATAGCTATAAAACAAAAGGATCTGTAGGCACCAATTATCTTTTTTATAATTATCCTTTAGAGGTGAATACGTCCGATAGCACATTGGATAAGTTGATGCGCCCTTTTTCTTTTACTGCTAAACCTCAGACCAATGGCTCATTGGAAGTAGTATGGAAAGACAAAGAAGAGAATACGCACAAGGAAAGTTTCTCGAAATTCCCTGCTGTTTTAAAAACTGATGTAGGTGATTTTGAACTTGTTCCAAGGAAGAACTATTCCGACTTTTTTGATGAGTCTGTCTACATAAGTGTAACTGCCCCTATAGAAGTAGCGAAGAATATTCTTACCAGAATGTCTGTAGATCTGGCTAATAAAACAAGTTCGGTGGCCGTTATTCATTTCAAATCATTAGATAAGGATTGGGGTGAGGAATTCATTAATACCCTTATCAAGACTTATAACGATGACTCTCGTATGGATAAAAACTTAGTGGCTGTAAGGACTGCTGAGTTTATCAATGAGCGTTTGGATATCATAAGCAAAGAGCTTGGTACAACAGAGAAGCGCATAGAAGATACGAAAAGAAGTGCAGGACTTACTACTGTGGAGGATTACCAAATGGTAGTCAAAGGCAGAGCTGATATCAATAAGGATCAGCTAACTGTAAGCACTCAGCTTTATATCATGGAGGATCTGAAAAAATACGTAGATAATCCTGCCAATAAGAATCAAGTAATCCCAAGCAATATTGGATTGGATGATGAAACGCTGAAGGGAATCATCAATCAATACAATGAGAAACTTCTTGAGAGAAACAGACTCATACGATCTTCTTCAGAGAATAACCCTATCGTAATAAAAAGAGAAGCTGAGCTCGAAACGTTGCGCAACAATGTGAGTGCGTCAATAGCCAGTGCATACCGAGGACTCAAGATCAATGCTCGTGCAATACAGGGGCAAGTAAACCTCTATAATGAAAAAATCAGTAATGCTCCTACACAGGAACGTGTACTTACCGATATAAACAGGCAACAAGAGATCAAGGCTAAGCTGTTTTTGATGCTTTTGGAGAAAAGAGAAGAAAACTCTATAGCTATGGCTGCTACTGCCGACAATGCTAAGATTATCGATGAAGCATTGGCAAGTACCAACCCTATATCTCCCAAAAAACCTTTAATACTTGCGATAGGGTTGTTGCTTGGTTTGATATTACCGGTGCTTATCATTACTATCTTAGACTTCTTCCGCACTAAGATTGAAAGTCATTCAGAGGTCGAAAAGTTGACTAAATTGCCTATAATCGGAGATATTCCCTTTGAGAGATCAGCAAGAGACTCTGCTATTGTGGTCAAGAAGAATGACAATAATCTGATGTCTGAAGTATTCAGAACGTTGAGAACCAATATTCAGTTTACTTTGAAAGAGGATGAGAAAGTAATCATGTTTACTTCTACAATATCCGGTGAGGGTAAATCTTTTGTATCCAGTAACCTTGCCGTTAGTTTGGCTTTGCTGGGAAAGAAAGTGATTATCATAGGTATGGATATTCGCAACCCTCAGCTTCACAATGTATTCGGCTTCAAAAATCCTCGAAAAGGATTGACAAATATTATTGCGGAGAACTCGCTCGATTATGAGCCTTATATTATCACAGCGAAAGAAACTGAAAATCTTCATATCCTAAATGCAGGTGCAACTCCTCCAAATCCCGCAGAGCTTTTGGATCGTCCCGCATTGGATCTGTTGATGAAAAAGTTCAGACAGCATTATGAATATGTAATTATTGATAGTGCACCGGTAGGGTTGGTTGTAGACTCTTTGGTCGCATCACGTATAGCTGATACGACTGTATATGTGTCTCGTGAGAATTACACGGAAAAGAGTGCTTTCGAACTTATCAATACTTTGTATCGTGAGCATAAGTTGCCCAATATTTCTATCGTAATCAATGGCGTCGACCTCAAGAAGGTGGCACGCAGTCACTATGGCTATGGTAAGAGATATGGCTACGGTGGCTATGGTTACGGATATAGCTATGGCAATAACAGTCAGACACAGAATAAGCCTAAGAATATTTTCCAAAAGCTATTAGGAATGTTTAAAAAAGGCAATTAA
- the gltX gene encoding glutamate--tRNA ligase has product MERKVRVRFAPSPTGALHIGGVRTALYNYLFARQHNGDMILRIEDTDSNRFVPGAEDYIKESLQWLGIKFDEGVGYGGNLGPYRQSERKDIYKKYVKQLLDDGKAYIAFDTPEELELKRKEIENFQYDAHTRDLMRNSLTMPQEEVSKLIDEGTQYVVRFKIEPGIDVEVNDIIRGKVVINSSILDDKVLYKSADQLPTYHLANIVDDYLMQISHVIRGEEWLPSAPLHVLLYRAFGWEEVMPRFAHLALLLKPEGNGKLSKRDGDRLGFPVFPLEWKDPKTGEISSGYRESGYLPEAVINFLALLGWNPGNDVEVMNMDELIQHFNLEKCSKSGAKFDYEKGKWFNHHYIQMMDNDKLASLFMPVLSTHNITTTPEYVSKVVALVKERVNFVKELWDQASFFFVAPSEYDEKTVKKRWKDDSATQMLELSQLLQSIDNFEDAATETSVKNWIEEKNYNMGKIMNAFRLALVGEGKGPHIFDITALIGKEETLERLDKAIKTLG; this is encoded by the coding sequence ATGGAAAGAAAAGTCAGAGTACGTTTTGCCCCAAGTCCCACAGGAGCATTACATATAGGTGGTGTACGCACGGCCCTTTACAATTACCTTTTTGCACGCCAGCACAATGGTGATATGATACTACGCATCGAAGACACAGACAGCAATAGGTTTGTGCCGGGGGCAGAAGATTATATCAAAGAATCACTACAATGGTTGGGTATTAAATTCGACGAAGGAGTCGGTTATGGAGGCAATTTGGGGCCTTACAGACAAAGTGAGCGCAAAGATATTTACAAAAAATACGTAAAGCAACTTCTTGACGATGGCAAAGCTTACATTGCATTTGATACTCCCGAAGAGCTGGAACTGAAAAGGAAAGAGATAGAAAATTTCCAATATGACGCACATACACGTGATTTGATGAGAAATTCTCTGACCATGCCCCAAGAGGAGGTAAGCAAGCTCATTGATGAAGGCACCCAATATGTAGTACGCTTCAAAATAGAGCCGGGTATAGATGTGGAGGTCAATGACATTATTAGAGGCAAAGTAGTAATCAACTCTTCTATATTGGATGACAAAGTGCTCTACAAAAGTGCCGATCAATTACCAACGTATCATTTGGCCAACATTGTCGATGACTATCTGATGCAAATAAGTCATGTAATCCGTGGCGAAGAATGGCTTCCCAGTGCACCACTTCATGTATTACTTTATCGCGCCTTTGGGTGGGAAGAGGTTATGCCCCGCTTTGCACACCTTGCACTTCTACTCAAGCCCGAAGGCAATGGCAAACTGAGTAAAAGAGATGGAGACAGATTGGGCTTTCCCGTATTTCCACTAGAATGGAAAGACCCCAAAACAGGTGAAATATCCAGCGGATATCGTGAAAGCGGATATCTGCCGGAAGCTGTTATAAATTTCCTGGCTTTGTTGGGTTGGAATCCCGGTAATGATGTGGAAGTAATGAATATGGACGAATTGATACAACATTTCAACCTTGAGAAATGTAGCAAGAGCGGAGCCAAATTTGATTACGAAAAAGGCAAATGGTTCAATCATCATTATATCCAAATGATGGACAATGATAAGCTGGCCTCTCTGTTCATGCCCGTGCTATCAACGCATAATATTACCACAACACCGGAATATGTATCCAAAGTAGTAGCCTTGGTCAAAGAGCGTGTAAACTTTGTGAAAGAACTATGGGACCAAGCTTCATTCTTCTTCGTAGCACCATCTGAATACGATGAAAAAACAGTAAAGAAACGCTGGAAAGATGATAGTGCTACGCAGATGCTAGAGCTAAGCCAATTGCTACAAAGCATTGACAATTTTGAGGATGCAGCCACAGAGACTTCAGTCAAAAACTGGATAGAGGAGAAGAATTACAACATGGGTAAGATCATGAACGCTTTCCGTCTCGCTCTTGTAGGAGAAGGCAAAGGCCCACACATCTTCGATATTACAGCCCTGATAGGAAAAGAGGAAACTCTAGAGAGACTTGACAAGGCGATAAAGACTTTGGGATGA
- a CDS encoding RagB/SusD family nutrient uptake outer membrane protein, with translation MKKNIYIMALLAIFAFPSCSDELDTNPTDKVPYDMLFKDGENAQTAINGIYRSLYTAGWGSGWTHENPGLMTIPIMCSAWGEDLVIKESGSGWFYYDYTLQIAGDYIHKSGHSYQMWNMNYTIINNSNEIIGSEKRLTDPLGQNVVAQAKALRAFAYFNLIQLYQQTYDGNQDKPGVPVYTEPVSIKSEGKPRGTVKDVYTQINKDLDEAISMFEKLGRKNQVDPSHIDYYVAQGFKARVALVMHDFEKAEIAAQAALSNPSKKLATMKELGHFNKVDAPSVLWGSKILKDQSLTILSIFGHFDASNSKGFYAEKSRKLISTGLYNQISGTDLRKSGKESWWNSVLPEDAALGDQVSYCQEKFKFDNPSDQTGDYIYMRMEEMLLILSEAQCQLGKFGDAKANLKKLMDLRDPKAQDVLSKLSDSKDYSKDTNQIPTTLMEEILLQRRIELWCEIPRIWDLQRLHLGYNRSYSGSNHRVKVDASNTTAAAPNFILPIPMEEFNGNKSMDPGKDQNPIVQL, from the coding sequence ATGAAGAAAAATATATATATAATGGCATTATTAGCCATATTTGCATTTCCTTCTTGTTCTGACGAATTAGATACTAATCCGACAGATAAGGTCCCCTATGATATGCTTTTTAAAGATGGCGAAAATGCCCAAACTGCAATAAATGGTATATATAGGTCTCTGTATACTGCTGGTTGGGGAAGTGGTTGGACTCATGAAAATCCAGGATTGATGACTATTCCTATTATGTGCAGTGCCTGGGGGGAAGACTTAGTTATAAAAGAATCTGGATCAGGTTGGTTTTACTATGACTATACACTACAAATAGCAGGTGATTACATTCACAAAAGTGGGCATTCTTATCAGATGTGGAATATGAATTATACAATTATTAATAATTCAAATGAGATTATAGGCTCGGAGAAGAGACTGACTGATCCTTTAGGCCAAAATGTGGTTGCCCAAGCTAAAGCTTTAAGAGCATTTGCTTATTTTAATCTTATTCAGCTATACCAACAAACATATGATGGTAATCAAGATAAGCCAGGTGTTCCTGTTTATACAGAGCCGGTATCTATCAAATCCGAAGGTAAGCCTCGAGGTACGGTAAAGGATGTATATACCCAAATCAATAAGGATTTAGATGAAGCAATCTCTATGTTTGAGAAGCTTGGACGGAAAAATCAGGTTGATCCGTCTCATATTGACTATTATGTGGCACAAGGATTCAAAGCAAGGGTTGCTTTGGTTATGCATGATTTTGAGAAGGCAGAAATCGCTGCTCAAGCAGCTTTGTCAAATCCATCTAAGAAATTAGCAACAATGAAGGAATTAGGTCATTTTAATAAGGTTGACGCTCCTTCTGTATTGTGGGGCTCAAAGATATTAAAAGATCAGTCTTTGACTATCCTTTCTATTTTTGGTCATTTTGATGCTTCTAATTCCAAAGGATTTTATGCAGAGAAGTCAAGAAAACTCATTTCTACGGGATTATACAACCAAATTTCTGGTACAGATTTAAGGAAATCTGGTAAAGAGTCTTGGTGGAATAGTGTACTGCCTGAGGATGCTGCATTGGGAGATCAAGTTTCATATTGTCAAGAAAAATTCAAATTTGATAATCCAAGTGATCAGACGGGTGACTATATTTATATGAGAATGGAAGAGATGTTATTAATTCTTTCTGAAGCTCAGTGTCAATTAGGGAAGTTTGGAGATGCTAAAGCTAATCTTAAAAAACTCATGGACTTGCGCGATCCAAAAGCTCAGGATGTATTGTCTAAATTATCTGATAGTAAGGATTATAGTAAGGATACTAATCAAATTCCAACTACATTGATGGAGGAGATTCTATTACAAAGAAGAATTGAATTATGGTGTGAAATACCTCGAATATGGGATTTGCAAAGGCTACATTTAGGCTACAATAGGTCTTATAGCGGATCTAATCATAGAGTAAAGGTTGATGCATCAAATACCACTGCAGCTGCTCCCAATTTTATTTTGCCAATTCCTATGGAGGAGTTTAATGGAAACAAATCAATGGATCCGGGTAAAGATCAAAATCCAATTGTCCAACTTTAA
- the kdsA gene encoding 3-deoxy-8-phosphooctulonate synthase codes for MITYKDLVKSSRFFLMAGPCAIESEEMAMQIAERIVNITTKLNIPYIFKGSYRKANRSRIDSFTGIGDEKALKILGKVKSTFDIPVVTDIHETHEAAMAAEYVDVLQIPAFLCRQTDLIVAAAKTNKIVNIKKGQFLSPVGMEHAAKKVTDSGNNQVILTERGNSFGYGDLVVDFTNIPQMQRSGFPVVMDITHSLQQPNQSSGVTGGKPEQIEIIAKAAIAVGANGIFIETHPNPAIAKSDGANMLPLDQLEGLLHKLIRLQDAL; via the coding sequence ATGATCACATATAAAGATCTGGTAAAGTCATCACGATTCTTCCTAATGGCGGGTCCATGCGCCATAGAAAGTGAAGAAATGGCTATGCAAATTGCGGAGAGAATAGTAAATATTACGACCAAACTCAATATCCCATACATATTCAAAGGGTCATATAGAAAAGCTAATAGATCCAGAATCGATTCTTTTACCGGTATTGGTGACGAAAAGGCGCTGAAGATACTCGGTAAAGTAAAAAGCACCTTTGACATTCCGGTAGTAACCGATATCCATGAAACGCACGAAGCAGCTATGGCTGCCGAATATGTGGACGTATTACAAATCCCTGCATTTCTCTGTAGGCAAACAGATTTGATAGTCGCTGCTGCCAAAACCAATAAAATCGTAAACATCAAAAAAGGCCAGTTCTTATCCCCCGTTGGGATGGAACATGCAGCTAAGAAAGTAACAGACTCGGGTAATAATCAAGTTATCTTGACAGAGCGTGGCAATTCGTTTGGATATGGTGATCTCGTGGTAGACTTTACTAATATCCCTCAAATGCAAAGGAGTGGATTTCCCGTAGTCATGGATATTACTCACTCACTGCAACAACCCAACCAAAGTTCAGGAGTAACAGGAGGGAAGCCTGAACAAATAGAAATCATAGCCAAAGCAGCCATAGCAGTAGGTGCGAATGGAATCTTTATAGAGACTCATCCCAACCCTGCGATTGCCAAAAGTGATGGGGCCAACATGTTACCATTAGACCAATTGGAGGGATTGCTCCACAAACTCATCCGCTTGCAAGATGCTCTCTAA
- a CDS encoding polysaccharide biosynthesis/export family protein — translation MTKITKLTLSLCVLVAALTSCGSVKDVAYFQSKDKESEAKYIISQSKLYDAVIHPKDLLTVTVSAATPEKEILEPFNIGNTNVTPDGAISPYAYPSYVVSNDGEISLPILGKVKVVGLTENQAEDVIKDKLKAYLKEGISVNLRIINYKVSVVGEVNRPGICVANNGKLNIFDAIAQSGDLTIYGNRKNVKLLRELADGRKELVTLDLSQSDIISSPYYYLQQGDVLYVEPNKAKAQSSGISAGTTIWFSVASLLTSIATLVISILK, via the coding sequence ATGACAAAAATTACAAAACTAACTCTAAGTCTTTGCGTATTGGTAGCCGCACTGACATCTTGTGGAAGTGTTAAAGACGTTGCATATTTCCAAAGCAAAGACAAGGAGAGCGAAGCGAAGTATATCATTTCTCAGTCGAAGCTTTATGATGCCGTTATCCACCCCAAAGATCTGCTCACCGTGACTGTTTCTGCAGCGACACCTGAGAAAGAAATTTTGGAACCCTTCAATATCGGTAATACCAATGTCACTCCTGACGGCGCTATATCTCCTTACGCATATCCCTCTTATGTTGTGAGTAATGACGGAGAGATCAGCTTGCCCATACTTGGTAAAGTAAAAGTTGTAGGTCTTACTGAAAATCAGGCAGAAGATGTCATTAAAGACAAATTGAAAGCATATCTTAAAGAAGGGATCAGTGTAAATCTCAGGATTATAAACTATAAGGTGTCTGTGGTGGGTGAAGTGAACCGCCCCGGTATATGTGTTGCAAATAATGGGAAACTTAATATCTTTGATGCCATAGCACAGTCTGGCGATCTTACAATATACGGTAATAGAAAAAACGTGAAACTACTAAGAGAACTTGCAGACGGAAGAAAAGAACTGGTTACCCTTGATCTTTCGCAAAGTGATATCATATCTTCTCCTTACTATTATCTTCAGCAGGGAGATGTTTTGTATGTAGAGCCCAATAAGGCAAAGGCACAATCTTCCGGAATTTCTGCCGGTACAACTATTTGGTTTTCTGTAGCCTCATTGCTCACATCTATTGCTACTTTGGTCATATCCATCTTGAAATAA
- a CDS encoding BT0820 family HAD-type phosphatase produces MIIAVDFDGTIVKHRYPKIGEEIPFATDTLKMLIEDRHKLILWSVREGHLLQEAVDWCRERGVEFYAVNRDFPEEEDGSRGYSRKIKADLFIDDRGLGGLPDWGTIYEMISSGRPLEPYQESGNSPIQNKTSEKKGWRKIFG; encoded by the coding sequence ATGATTATAGCTGTTGATTTCGACGGTACGATAGTAAAGCATAGATATCCTAAAATAGGAGAAGAAATTCCATTTGCTACAGATACTTTGAAAATGCTCATTGAAGATCGCCACAAGCTTATCCTTTGGAGTGTAAGAGAGGGACATCTGCTCCAAGAAGCGGTAGATTGGTGCAGAGAACGCGGTGTAGAATTTTACGCTGTAAACCGTGATTTTCCGGAAGAAGAAGATGGATCAAGAGGTTATTCAAGAAAAATCAAGGCTGATTTATTTATTGATGATAGAGGTCTGGGAGGACTTCCCGACTGGGGTACCATCTACGAAATGATCAGTAGCGGGCGTCCACTGGAACCTTATCAAGAATCAGGCAACTCACCTATTCAAAACAAAACTTCAGAAAAAAAAGGATGGAGAAAAATATTTGGATAA
- a CDS encoding IS982 family transposase — MKTNIVEIFCLTDDFSKLFDTLIQQRTLCEGNKKRRNRKFRMSDAEIMTILILFHHSRYRDFKSFYLQYITQQCHSDFPSLVSYNRFVELQSKVAFKLISFLNMCCLGECTGISFIDSTPLRTCHIKRAHGHKTMKGWAQKGKCSMGWFYGFKLHIVINDRGEIIQYQITPGNTDDRAPLKGGTFTKKLFGKLVADRGYISQSLFDKLFIDDIHMITKIKKNMKNTLMSLYDRILLRKRALVETVNDLLKNVCQIEHTRHRSVNNFAINLIAGIIAYNLLPKKPELNLEIIHNPSTHLVHHA; from the coding sequence ATGAAAACAAATATAGTTGAAATTTTCTGTCTTACCGATGATTTTTCCAAACTTTTCGATACCTTGATTCAGCAAAGAACCCTTTGCGAAGGAAACAAAAAGCGAAGAAATCGCAAGTTTAGGATGTCCGATGCTGAAATCATGACTATTCTGATTCTTTTCCATCATTCGAGGTATCGCGATTTTAAGTCCTTTTATCTTCAATATATTACGCAACAATGTCATTCGGATTTTCCTTCGTTGGTCTCTTACAATCGTTTTGTGGAATTACAAAGCAAGGTGGCATTCAAACTAATTTCATTTCTCAATATGTGTTGTTTGGGCGAATGCACCGGTATCTCATTCATTGATTCCACACCTTTACGCACCTGCCATATCAAGCGGGCACACGGGCATAAGACCATGAAAGGATGGGCCCAAAAGGGCAAATGCAGTATGGGATGGTTCTATGGTTTCAAACTACATATTGTGATTAACGACCGGGGTGAAATCATTCAATATCAAATCACACCGGGGAATACGGATGACCGTGCTCCACTTAAAGGCGGAACCTTCACGAAGAAACTATTCGGCAAACTTGTTGCCGACAGAGGATACATCTCACAAAGTCTTTTCGATAAGCTCTTCATTGACGACATACACATGATTACGAAGATAAAGAAAAACATGAAAAACACTCTGATGAGCCTGTATGATAGGATATTACTCAGAAAAAGAGCACTTGTGGAAACCGTTAATGACCTACTCAAAAACGTTTGTCAAATAGAGCATACACGACACAGAAGCGTCAATAATTTCGCCATTAATTTGATTGCCGGCATAATTGCCTACAATCTGCTACCCAAAAAGCCGGAATTAAACCTAGAAATCATACACAATCCATCAACCCACTTAGTACATCACGCTTAG
- a CDS encoding 3-deoxy-D-manno-octulosonic acid transferase — translation MNLLSSLAGHLYGLGIKVATPFNHKAQLISEGRSRLWPFLQKEKKALQDNPVIWVHAASLGEFEQGRPLMEAFRICYPDHKILLSFFSPSGYEVKKDYNGADWVVYLPEDSYSHVTRFLNYVNPVMAIFVKYDYWPTFLTELHRRHIPTYIISAIFRPDQLFFKKYGLWYRRLLTYFDKLFVQDSDSKALLLRHNINKVTVAGDTRFDRVSRVAENAKELPLIAAFSVGNTVLIAGSSWPVDEEFIADYFNGRKDLKLIIAPHEIDEPHLQEIESRISRPCIRYTQIEGQDLGSYDCVIIDCFGLLSSIYRYGDMAYVGGGFGHGLHNTLEATVYGIPVIIGPNMNKFKEAKDLIQEKGAALIGSADQFNTIMDSWMDNKDIREAYGLNAGRYVKQNTGATLKILREIKPLR, via the coding sequence ATGAATTTACTAAGCAGTTTAGCCGGACATCTATACGGATTGGGGATAAAAGTAGCAACCCCCTTTAACCACAAAGCCCAACTAATATCTGAGGGAAGATCTCGCCTATGGCCTTTTCTGCAAAAGGAAAAGAAAGCTCTTCAGGATAACCCCGTCATATGGGTACACGCCGCTTCACTAGGGGAATTTGAGCAAGGAAGACCTCTTATGGAAGCTTTTAGGATTTGTTACCCTGATCATAAGATATTGTTGTCATTCTTTAGTCCTTCAGGGTACGAAGTCAAGAAGGATTATAACGGTGCTGACTGGGTGGTTTACCTCCCGGAAGATAGCTATAGCCATGTGACACGATTCCTAAATTATGTAAATCCCGTGATGGCTATATTTGTGAAATATGACTATTGGCCTACGTTTCTCACAGAGTTGCATAGGCGCCATATCCCCACCTATATTATATCCGCGATCTTCAGACCTGATCAATTGTTTTTCAAAAAATACGGACTTTGGTACCGAAGGCTTCTTACCTATTTCGACAAGCTCTTCGTTCAGGACAGCGATAGTAAAGCGCTACTGCTCAGGCATAATATAAACAAGGTGACTGTAGCAGGCGATACACGCTTCGACCGTGTATCGCGTGTAGCAGAGAATGCCAAAGAACTTCCACTCATAGCAGCATTCTCAGTCGGTAACACAGTGCTGATAGCAGGTAGTAGCTGGCCTGTGGATGAAGAGTTCATTGCTGATTATTTCAATGGTCGCAAGGACTTGAAACTCATCATCGCTCCACATGAAATAGACGAACCACACTTACAAGAAATCGAGAGTCGCATATCCCGCCCATGCATACGCTACACTCAGATCGAGGGGCAAGACTTAGGTTCGTATGACTGTGTCATCATAGACTGCTTCGGATTGCTATCCTCTATTTATCGGTATGGCGATATGGCCTATGTAGGAGGAGGTTTCGGACATGGCCTTCACAATACATTGGAAGCTACGGTATATGGTATACCTGTAATTATCGGGCCAAATATGAATAAATTCAAAGAGGCCAAAGATCTGATTCAGGAAAAAGGTGCAGCCTTAATAGGATCGGCAGACCAGTTCAATACCATAATGGATAGTTGGATGGATAACAAAGACATTCGTGAAGCATACGGGCTGAATGCCGGTAGATATGTAAAGCAAAATACGGGAGCTACTCTGAAGATTCTTAGAGAAATCAAACCTCTTCGATAA